The Streptomyces sp. NBC_00670 genome window below encodes:
- a CDS encoding inorganic phosphate transporter: MEHITLLLGIVIVTALVFDFTNGFHDTANAMATTISTGALRPKTAVAMSAVLNLVGAFLSVEVAKTISGGIINEEGLRTEVIFAALVGAILWNLLTWLLGLPSSSSHALFGGLIGAAVMSAGWSSVNGSTVVTKVLIPAVAAPVVAGLAAMLATRLTYAIGNRADEKATAKGYRAGQIASAGLVSLAHGTNDAQKTMGIITLALVTGGVLAPGSNPPMWVIFSAGTAIALGTYLGGWRIIRTLGKGLTDLAPPQGFAAQTSAATAILASSHIGFSLSTTQVCSGAVMGSGLGRRGGVVRWSTATRMFVAWCLTLPAAGLVGAGAEFLTKQGTWGTVVTGALLVAGAGTIWVLSRRTPVTVDNVNELDAGEAGSGAVESPGVVTAAIAAVAPPPVGVPPAGAGLQATIPAPAADAGPAAEPNRAATV, translated from the coding sequence ATGGAACACATCACGCTCCTCCTGGGTATCGTGATTGTCACCGCACTCGTGTTCGATTTCACGAACGGTTTCCACGACACAGCCAACGCGATGGCCACCACCATCTCGACCGGCGCCCTGAGGCCCAAGACGGCGGTGGCCATGTCCGCCGTGCTGAACCTCGTCGGCGCGTTCCTCTCCGTGGAGGTCGCCAAGACGATCTCCGGCGGCATCATCAACGAAGAGGGCCTGCGGACCGAAGTGATCTTCGCCGCCCTCGTCGGCGCGATCCTGTGGAACCTGCTGACCTGGCTGCTGGGTCTGCCCTCCAGTTCCTCCCACGCACTGTTCGGCGGTCTGATCGGCGCGGCGGTCATGTCGGCCGGCTGGTCGTCGGTGAACGGCTCGACCGTCGTCACCAAGGTCCTCATCCCGGCGGTCGCCGCGCCCGTCGTGGCCGGGCTGGCCGCGATGCTCGCGACCCGGCTGACGTACGCGATCGGCAACCGGGCCGACGAGAAGGCCACCGCGAAGGGGTACCGGGCCGGGCAGATCGCCTCGGCCGGGCTGGTCTCGCTCGCGCACGGCACCAACGACGCGCAGAAGACCATGGGCATCATCACCCTCGCCCTGGTCACCGGAGGCGTTCTCGCGCCCGGCTCCAACCCGCCGATGTGGGTCATCTTCTCGGCCGGTACGGCGATAGCGCTCGGCACGTATCTGGGTGGCTGGCGGATCATCCGCACCCTCGGCAAGGGGCTGACGGATCTGGCGCCGCCGCAGGGGTTCGCCGCGCAGACCAGTGCGGCGACGGCGATCCTCGCCTCCTCGCACATCGGTTTCTCCCTTTCCACCACCCAGGTCTGCTCCGGTGCGGTGATGGGCTCCGGGCTCGGGCGGCGGGGCGGGGTGGTCCGCTGGTCCACCGCGACCCGGATGTTCGTCGCCTGGTGTCTGACGCTGCCGGCGGCGGGGCTGGTCGGGGCGGGGGCGGAGTTCCTCACGAAGCAGGGGACGTGGGGGACGGTGGTCACGGGTGCGCTGTTGGTGGCGGGGGCCGGGACGATCTGGGTGCTGTCGCGGCGGACGCCGGTGACCGTGGACAACGTCAATGAACTCGACGCGGGTGAGGCCGGCTCCGGTGCCGTCGAGTCGCCGGGGGTGGTGACCGCGGCGATCGCCGCGGTGGCGCCGCCGCCGGTGGGGGTGCCCCCGGCGGGGGCGGGGTTGCAGGCGACCATTCCCGCGCCGGCCGCCGATGCGGGGCCGGCCGCGGAACCCAACCGTGCGGCCACGGTGTAA
- a CDS encoding helix-turn-helix domain-containing protein, with protein sequence MAETLKKGSRVTGAARDKLAADLKKKYDSGASIRALAEETGRSYGFVHRMLSESGVTLRGRGGATRGKKSTSA encoded by the coding sequence GTGGCCGAGACTCTGAAGAAGGGCAGCCGGGTGACCGGCGCCGCGCGCGACAAGCTCGCGGCAGACCTGAAGAAGAAGTACGACTCCGGTGCGAGCATCCGGGCGCTGGCCGAGGAGACCGGCCGCTCGTATGGCTTCGTGCACCGGATGCTCAGCGAGTCGGGCGTCACGCTGCGTGGACGCGGCGGAGCGACCCGGGGAAAGAAGTCCACCTCCGCCTGA
- a CDS encoding VOC family protein gives MAGTGGGRPSVFPTLLYADASAAIRQLTAAFGFAELAVYEGEDGKVVHAELVQGNGAVMLGSKGRGGRFDEAMKGGGPSGVYVVVDDVDAHHRRAVEQGAEILMPPTDQDYGSRDYMARDVEGNIWSFGTYAPETGS, from the coding sequence ATGGCAGGCACGGGCGGCGGACGTCCGAGCGTCTTCCCGACGCTGTTGTACGCGGACGCGTCGGCGGCGATCCGCCAGCTCACCGCGGCGTTCGGTTTCGCCGAACTCGCGGTGTACGAGGGCGAGGACGGCAAGGTGGTCCACGCCGAACTGGTCCAGGGCAATGGCGCGGTGATGCTCGGCTCCAAGGGCCGGGGCGGCCGGTTCGACGAGGCGATGAAGGGCGGGGGCCCGTCGGGGGTCTACGTGGTGGTGGACGACGTCGACGCACACCACCGCAGAGCGGTGGAGCAGGGCGCGGAGATCCTGATGCCCCCGACGGACCAGGACTACGGCTCACGGGACTACATGGCCCGGGACGTGGAGGGCAACATCTGGAGCTTCGGCACGTACGCGCCGGAGACCGGTTCCTGA
- a CDS encoding lysozyme, whose protein sequence is MTSRHAARTLTLALCGALLATGAAAPARAVAAGKPKGHDVSSHQGGVDWAKARADGAAFVYVKATESTDYRSPTFKKQYDGARAAGILRGAYHFAVPDRSSGATQAAYFVRNGGAWRADGRTLPPALDMEYNPYGSHKCYGLGKAAMVRWIRAFSDEVLRLTGRRPVLYTTANWWRLCTGDSTAFAADHALWIARHGTSGTGALPGGWNTWTFWQYATAGTLPGDQNRFNGSLAGLKRFARG, encoded by the coding sequence ATGACCTCACGTCACGCTGCCCGCACCCTGACGCTCGCGCTCTGCGGTGCGCTGCTCGCCACGGGCGCGGCGGCGCCCGCCCGGGCCGTCGCCGCGGGCAAGCCGAAGGGGCACGACGTCTCCTCGCACCAGGGCGGCGTCGACTGGGCGAAGGCCAGGGCGGACGGGGCGGCGTTCGTCTACGTCAAGGCGACCGAGTCCACCGACTACCGCAGCCCCACCTTCAAGAAGCAGTACGACGGGGCGCGCGCCGCCGGGATCCTGCGCGGCGCATACCACTTCGCCGTGCCGGACCGGTCCTCCGGCGCCACGCAGGCGGCGTACTTCGTGCGCAACGGCGGCGCCTGGCGCGCGGACGGCCGGACGCTGCCGCCCGCGCTGGACATGGAGTACAACCCGTACGGATCGCACAAGTGCTACGGGCTGGGCAAGGCCGCCATGGTGCGCTGGATCAGAGCGTTCAGCGACGAGGTGCTGCGGCTGACCGGGCGCCGGCCCGTGCTGTACACCACGGCCAACTGGTGGCGGCTGTGCACCGGCGACAGCACCGCCTTCGCCGCGGACCACGCGCTGTGGATCGCCCGGCACGGCACCTCCGGTACGGGGGCGCTGCCGGGCGGCTGGAACACCTGGACGTTCTGGCAGTACGCCACCGCCGGCACCCTGCCCGGCGACCAGAACCGCTTCAACGGCTCGCTCGCCGGGTTGAAACGGTTCGCGCGGGGCTGA
- a CDS encoding cobalamin biosynthesis protein, protein MGAERFAYGATAGLLGDLLLGDPRRGHPVAVFGRAAAAVERGLWRDHRGWGALHTVVCAGGATALGAVAARAVRRSPAASIALTATATWAVVGGTSLVREARAVGRALEAGDVDAARARLPHLCGRDPQALDADGIARAVVESVAENTSDAVVGALVWGAVAGVPGLLGFRAVNTLDAMVGHRSPRHLRYGWASARLDDLAGAPGARLTAVLAAVAGPDPRGAVRAWRADASRHPSPNAGPVEASFAGALGVRLGGTLSYAGRVEHRPVLNGTGRAVRTDDIERAARLSRRVSWLALGVCAGVRLVFGRRRTKGRMS, encoded by the coding sequence GTGGGTGCCGAACGCTTCGCGTACGGCGCCACCGCCGGCCTCCTCGGCGACCTGCTCCTCGGCGATCCGCGCCGCGGGCATCCGGTCGCCGTGTTCGGCCGTGCCGCGGCCGCCGTGGAGCGCGGGCTCTGGCGCGACCACCGTGGCTGGGGCGCGCTGCACACCGTCGTGTGCGCCGGTGGCGCCACGGCGCTCGGAGCCGTCGCCGCGCGCGCCGTACGCCGCTCCCCCGCCGCCTCGATCGCCCTGACCGCGACCGCCACCTGGGCCGTCGTCGGCGGCACCTCGCTCGTCCGCGAGGCGCGGGCCGTCGGGCGGGCGCTGGAGGCCGGTGACGTGGACGCCGCCCGGGCGCGGCTGCCGCATCTGTGCGGACGCGACCCGCAGGCGCTGGACGCCGACGGGATCGCGCGGGCGGTCGTCGAGTCCGTCGCCGAGAACACCTCCGACGCCGTCGTCGGCGCCCTGGTGTGGGGCGCCGTCGCCGGTGTGCCGGGGCTGCTCGGCTTCCGGGCCGTCAACACGCTGGACGCCATGGTGGGTCACCGCTCCCCCCGTCATCTGCGCTACGGCTGGGCCTCCGCACGCCTGGACGACCTCGCCGGTGCGCCGGGGGCGCGGCTCACCGCCGTCCTCGCGGCCGTCGCCGGACCGGACCCCCGGGGTGCGGTACGGGCCTGGCGGGCGGACGCGTCCCGGCATCCGAGCCCCAACGCCGGTCCCGTGGAGGCGTCCTTCGCGGGGGCGCTCGGGGTGCGGCTCGGCGGCACCTTGTCCTACGCGGGGCGTGTGGAGCACCGTCCGGTCCTCAACGGCACCGGGCGCGCCGTGCGGACGGACGACATCGAGCGCGCGGCGCGGCTCTCCCGACGCGTGAGCTGGCTCGCGCTGGGCGTGTGCGCGGGCGTGCGGCTCGTGTTCGGGCGCCGTCGGACGAAGGGACGTATGTCATGA
- a CDS encoding class II aldolase/adducin family protein, translating to MTEQRQNPGREQRRERVRVREAAEGGVADAWEALVATARRTVADGLVVGTSGNVSVRVGDTVLVTPTGVPYDRLGPDDVVGVGLDGRQVLGTLRPTSELPMHLAVYRTTDARAVVHTHAVHSTAVSTLVRELPLIHYMAAAMGGPVRVAPYATYGTPELADNVLQALTDRTACLLQNHGTLAYGTTLDQAYDHTAQLEWMCHVWLTATATSAGPPTLLTPDQLNEVKARLHTYGQQRAP from the coding sequence ATGACTGAGCAGCGGCAGAACCCGGGACGGGAGCAACGGCGGGAACGGGTGCGGGTGCGGGAGGCGGCCGAGGGCGGGGTGGCCGACGCCTGGGAGGCGCTCGTCGCCACCGCCCGCCGCACGGTCGCCGACGGACTGGTCGTCGGCACCTCCGGCAACGTGTCGGTACGGGTCGGGGACACGGTGCTGGTCACGCCCACCGGAGTGCCGTACGACAGGCTGGGCCCCGACGACGTGGTCGGCGTCGGACTCGACGGCCGCCAGGTGCTCGGCACACTGCGGCCGACCAGCGAACTCCCCATGCACCTCGCGGTGTACCGCACCACCGACGCACGTGCGGTCGTGCACACCCACGCGGTGCACTCGACGGCGGTCTCCACACTCGTCCGGGAGCTCCCGCTGATCCACTACATGGCCGCGGCCATGGGCGGCCCCGTCCGGGTCGCCCCCTACGCCACGTACGGCACCCCCGAGCTGGCCGACAACGTGCTCCAGGCCCTCACCGACCGCACCGCCTGCCTCCTCCAGAACCACGGCACCCTGGCCTACGGCACCACCCTCGACCAGGCCTATGACCACACCGCCCAACTCGAATGGATGTGCCACGTCTGGCTCACGGCCACAGCAACGTCGGCAGGCCCACCCACCCTCCTGACCCCCGACCAACTGAACGAGGTCAAGGCCCGCTTGCACACCTACGGCCAGCAGCGCGCCCCTTAA
- a CDS encoding cobyric acid synthase, which produces MSGGTDRRPGGGLLVAGTTSDAGKSVVTAGICRWLARQGVKVAPFKAQNMSLNSFVTREGAEIGRAQAMQAQACRIEPTALMNPVLLKPGGERSSQVVLLGRPVGEMSARGYHGGRQQRLLGTVLDSLAELRATYDAVICEGAGSPAEINLRRTDIVNMGIARNAKLPVVVVGDIDRGGVFASFFGTVALLSPEDQELVAGFLVNKFRGDVSLLEPGLDMLHGLTGRSTYGVLPFRHGLGIDEEDGLRVSLRGTVRESNTAPPVGEDVLRVAVCAVPLMSNFTDVDALAAEPGVVVRFVDRPEELADADLVVVPGTRGTVRALEWLRERGLADALRRRAAEGRPVLGICGGFQILGERIEDEVESRAGRVDGLGVLPVRVRFAPGKTLARPVGEALGEPVEGYEIHHGVADVTGGEAFLDGCRVGAVWGTHWHGSLESDGFRRAFLREVAAAAGRRFVPAPDTSFAALREEQLDRLGDLIEQHADTDALWRLIESGAPQGLPFIPPGAPA; this is translated from the coding sequence ATGAGCGGCGGCACCGACCGTCGGCCGGGCGGCGGGCTGCTCGTCGCCGGAACCACCTCCGACGCCGGGAAGAGCGTCGTCACCGCCGGTATCTGCCGGTGGCTGGCGCGGCAGGGCGTCAAGGTCGCGCCGTTCAAGGCGCAGAACATGTCCCTCAACTCGTTCGTCACCCGCGAGGGCGCCGAGATCGGGCGCGCGCAGGCCATGCAGGCCCAGGCGTGCCGGATCGAGCCGACCGCGCTGATGAACCCCGTCCTGCTGAAGCCGGGCGGCGAGCGCAGCAGCCAGGTCGTGCTGCTCGGCCGGCCGGTCGGCGAGATGAGCGCCCGCGGCTACCACGGCGGCCGGCAGCAGCGGTTGCTCGGCACCGTGCTCGACTCCCTGGCCGAGCTGCGCGCCACGTACGACGCGGTGATCTGCGAGGGCGCGGGCAGCCCCGCCGAGATCAATCTGCGCCGTACCGACATCGTCAACATGGGGATCGCGCGCAACGCGAAGCTCCCCGTGGTCGTCGTCGGCGACATCGACCGGGGCGGCGTCTTCGCCTCCTTCTTCGGCACCGTCGCCCTGCTCTCTCCCGAGGACCAGGAGCTGGTCGCCGGGTTCCTCGTCAACAAGTTCCGGGGCGACGTCTCGCTCCTCGAACCCGGCCTCGACATGCTGCACGGCCTCACCGGCCGCTCCACCTACGGCGTCCTGCCGTTCCGGCACGGACTCGGCATCGATGAAGAGGATGGACTCAGGGTGTCGCTGCGCGGCACCGTACGGGAGTCGAACACCGCGCCGCCGGTCGGCGAGGACGTGCTGCGGGTCGCCGTGTGCGCGGTCCCGCTGATGTCCAACTTCACGGACGTCGACGCGCTCGCCGCCGAACCCGGCGTCGTCGTGCGGTTCGTGGACCGGCCGGAGGAGCTGGCCGACGCCGATCTCGTGGTGGTTCCGGGGACCCGGGGGACGGTCCGCGCCCTGGAGTGGCTGCGGGAGCGGGGGCTCGCGGACGCGCTGCGGCGCAGGGCGGCCGAGGGGCGGCCGGTGCTCGGGATCTGCGGCGGCTTCCAGATCCTCGGCGAACGCATCGAGGACGAGGTCGAGTCGCGCGCCGGGCGGGTGGACGGCCTCGGGGTGCTGCCCGTACGGGTCCGGTTCGCCCCCGGGAAGACCCTCGCCCGGCCCGTCGGCGAGGCCCTCGGCGAGCCCGTCGAGGGGTACGAGATCCACCACGGGGTCGCCGACGTCACCGGCGGAGAAGCGTTCTTGGACGGCTGCCGGGTCGGCGCCGTCTGGGGCACGCACTGGCACGGCTCGCTGGAGTCGGACGGTTTCCGGCGCGCCTTCCTGCGCGAGGTGGCCGCCGCCGCAGGCCGCCGCTTCGTCCCCGCCCCGGACACGTCGTTCGCCGCGCTCCGCGAGGAGCAGCTCGACCGGCTAGGCGACCTGATCGAACAGCACGCGGACACGGACGCGCTGTGGCGGCTCATCGAGTCCGGCGCGCCGCAAGGACTGCCCTTCATCCCACCGGGAGCGCCCGCATGA
- a CDS encoding ABC-F family ATP-binding cassette domain-containing protein has translation MISASGIELRAGARILIESATFRVAKGDRIGLVGRNGAGKTTLTKVLAGEGIPAGGTVTRSGEVGYLPQDPRTGDLDVLARDRILSARGLDVLLRKMRENEQRIANGQGATRDKAMRQYERQETEFLTKGGYAAEAEAATIAAALNLPDRVLGQPLHTLSGGQRRRIELARILFSDADTLLLDEPTNHLDADSIIWLRDYLKTYRGGFIVISHDVDLVETVVNKVFYLDANRSQIDVYNMGWKLYQQQREADEKRRKRERQNAEKKAAALHSQADKMRAKATKTVAAQNMARRADKLLAGLEAVRQSDKVAKLRFPEPSPCGKTPLMAEGLSKSYGSLEIFTDVDLAVDKGSRVVILGLNGAGKTTLLRLLGGVEQPDTGAVVPGHGLKLGYYAQEHETLDADRTVLENMRSAAPDMDLVEVRKVLGSFLFSGDDVDKPAGVLSGGEKTRLALATLVVSSANVLLLDEPTNNLDPASREEILGALRTYKGAVVLVTHDEGAVEALQPERIILLPDGVEDLWGSDYADLVALA, from the coding sequence GTGATTTCCGCTTCCGGCATCGAGCTGCGCGCCGGTGCCCGCATCCTCATCGAGTCCGCCACCTTCCGCGTCGCCAAGGGCGACCGCATCGGCCTGGTCGGGCGCAACGGCGCCGGCAAGACCACCCTCACCAAGGTCCTGGCCGGCGAGGGCATCCCGGCCGGCGGCACCGTCACCCGCTCCGGCGAGGTCGGCTACCTCCCGCAGGACCCCCGCACCGGCGACCTCGACGTGCTCGCCCGCGACCGCATCCTCTCCGCGCGCGGCCTGGACGTCCTGCTGCGCAAGATGCGCGAGAACGAGCAGCGCATCGCCAACGGCCAGGGCGCCACGCGGGACAAGGCCATGCGGCAGTACGAGCGCCAGGAGACCGAGTTCCTCACCAAGGGCGGGTACGCCGCCGAGGCCGAGGCCGCCACCATCGCCGCCGCGCTCAACCTGCCCGACCGCGTGCTCGGCCAGCCCCTGCACACGCTCTCCGGCGGCCAGCGGCGCCGTATCGAACTGGCCCGCATCCTGTTCTCCGACGCGGACACCCTGCTGCTCGACGAGCCCACCAACCACCTCGACGCCGACTCGATCATCTGGCTGCGCGACTACCTCAAGACCTACCGCGGCGGCTTCATCGTCATCTCCCACGACGTCGACCTGGTCGAGACGGTCGTCAACAAGGTGTTCTACCTGGACGCCAACCGCTCCCAGATCGACGTCTACAACATGGGCTGGAAGCTGTACCAGCAGCAGCGCGAGGCGGACGAGAAGCGCCGCAAGCGGGAGCGGCAGAACGCCGAGAAGAAGGCCGCCGCGCTCCACTCGCAGGCCGACAAGATGCGTGCCAAGGCCACCAAGACGGTCGCCGCGCAGAACATGGCCCGCCGCGCCGACAAGCTGCTCGCCGGTCTGGAGGCGGTGCGCCAGTCCGACAAGGTCGCCAAGCTCCGCTTCCCCGAGCCGTCCCCCTGCGGCAAGACCCCGCTCATGGCCGAGGGCCTGTCGAAGTCGTACGGCTCCCTGGAGATCTTCACCGACGTCGACCTGGCCGTCGACAAGGGCTCCCGGGTCGTCATCCTCGGCCTCAACGGCGCCGGCAAGACGACGCTGCTGCGGCTGCTCGGCGGCGTCGAGCAGCCCGACACCGGCGCGGTCGTCCCCGGCCACGGCCTCAAGCTCGGCTACTACGCGCAGGAGCACGAGACCCTCGACGCCGACCGCACGGTGCTGGAGAACATGCGTTCGGCCGCGCCCGACATGGACCTCGTCGAGGTCCGCAAGGTGCTCGGCTCGTTCCTGTTCTCCGGCGACGACGTCGACAAGCCCGCCGGGGTCCTCTCCGGCGGCGAGAAGACCCGGCTCGCGCTGGCCACCCTCGTCGTCTCCTCCGCCAACGTGCTGCTCCTGGACGAGCCCACCAACAACCTCGACCCGGCCAGCCGCGAGGAGATCCTCGGCGCCCTGCGCACCTACAAGGGCGCGGTCGTCCTGGTCACCCACGACGAGGGCGCGGTGGAGGCGCTGCAGCCGGAGCGGATCATCCTGCTCCCGGACGGCGTCGAGGACCTGTGGGGTTCCGACTACGCGGACCTCGTCGCCCTCGCCTGA
- a CDS encoding alpha/beta hydrolase produces the protein MRTVRPTPTTLTTALALTAGLAGATGLAAGRLAADAALKAPPGRPLPTESRLTVHATAAGRITLTRALASRRPGTYGLTGHGSHAVVGQVLTGTPHSADTVVRRLERVTHGTLETGDRVRLTPNLHIGDPGTALGLDHTDVDVPGELGPLPAWFVPGVRDMWVIAVHGLGATREHPMNLMRFYNRNHLTVLALSHRGDAGAPRSPDGLHHLGDTEWRDVDAAIQYAVRHGARQVVLHGWSTGATMALIAAVRSELRDRVVGLVLDSPVLDREATVRALAAARHTPRVLLPLAVRAAQGKARWDAERLRRVVDPGRLTKPTLLFHGPGDAVAPWGASRRLAEAKEGLVVLHEVREGVHGAMWNADPEGYEEALGRFLTPLV, from the coding sequence GTGCGCACTGTCAGGCCGACCCCCACCACCCTCACCACAGCCCTGGCCCTCACCGCCGGCCTCGCCGGCGCCACCGGCCTGGCCGCCGGCCGCCTCGCCGCCGACGCCGCCCTCAAAGCACCCCCCGGCCGCCCCCTCCCCACCGAATCCCGCCTCACCGTCCACGCCACGGCCGCCGGCCGCATCACCCTGACCCGCGCCCTCGCCTCCCGCCGCCCCGGCACCTACGGCCTCACCGGCCACGGCTCCCACGCGGTCGTCGGCCAGGTCCTCACCGGAACCCCGCACTCCGCCGACACGGTCGTCCGGCGGCTCGAACGCGTCACCCACGGCACCCTGGAGACCGGCGACAGGGTCCGGCTCACCCCCAACCTCCACATCGGCGACCCGGGCACCGCCCTCGGCCTCGACCACACCGACGTGGACGTGCCCGGCGAACTCGGCCCGCTGCCGGCGTGGTTCGTGCCGGGCGTGCGCGACATGTGGGTGATCGCCGTGCACGGGCTCGGTGCGACCCGCGAGCACCCGATGAACCTGATGCGGTTCTACAACCGCAACCACCTCACCGTGCTCGCCCTCTCCCACCGGGGCGACGCCGGCGCGCCCCGTTCGCCGGACGGTCTCCACCACCTCGGGGACACCGAGTGGCGGGACGTGGACGCGGCGATCCAGTACGCCGTGCGCCACGGTGCCCGGCAGGTGGTGCTGCACGGCTGGTCGACCGGCGCGACCATGGCGCTGATCGCCGCGGTCCGTTCCGAACTGCGGGACCGTGTCGTGGGGCTGGTGCTCGACTCGCCCGTGCTCGACCGGGAGGCGACGGTGCGGGCACTGGCGGCGGCGCGGCACACGCCGCGGGTGCTGCTGCCGTTGGCGGTGCGGGCGGCGCAGGGGAAGGCGCGGTGGGATGCGGAGCGGTTGCGACGGGTGGTGGACCCGGGGCGGCTCACGAAGCCGACGCTGCTCTTCCACGGGCCGGGCGACGCGGTCGCGCCGTGGGGGGCGTCGCGGCGGTTGGCGGAGGCGAAGGAGGGGCTGGTGGTGTTGCACGAGGTGCGGGAGGGGGTGCACGGGGCGATGTGGAACGCGGACCCCGAGGGGTACGAGGAGGCGCTGGGGCGCTTCTTGACGCCGCTGGTGTGA